One part of the Deltaproteobacteria bacterium genome encodes these proteins:
- a CDS encoding type II toxin-antitoxin system VapB family antitoxin, with product MRTTITIEDELLRDVLKVSGKKGYSQAIVTTLRDYLALQKRLSFLDKLFTTRLPHSVSTLKRRRKSGTWSS from the coding sequence ATGCGGACAACGATCACTATTGAGGACGAACTCTTGCGCGACGTACTGAAGGTCAGCGGAAAGAAAGGGTACAGCCAGGCGATCGTGACTACGTTGCGGGATTACTTGGCACTGCAAAAACGACTCAGCTTCCTCGACAAACTCTTCACAACGCGGCTGCCCCATAGCGTATCGACTCTGAAGCGGCGGCGCAAATCCGGCACATGGTCCTCGTAG
- a CDS encoding PIN domain-containing protein — protein MVLVDTSVWITLYRKKDHALGQLLWSLVARNAAAICGQIWVEFIGGFRTAQLRAEYAATFASFEWLPTDESTYRLAADLLATCPQLGSGDVIIAATAITHDVPLLTGDTDFQQLVAHGLQLVNTK, from the coding sequence ATGGTCCTCGTAGACACCAGCGTATGGATTACGTTGTATCGAAAGAAAGACCATGCGCTTGGCCAGTTGTTGTGGTCCCTCGTGGCGCGCAATGCAGCGGCAATTTGTGGGCAAATTTGGGTGGAGTTTATCGGCGGGTTTCGCACGGCTCAATTACGCGCGGAATATGCGGCCACGTTTGCGAGTTTCGAGTGGCTTCCTACAGACGAGTCCACATACCGACTGGCGGCAGACCTGTTAGCGACCTGCCCCCAACTGGGGAGTGGTGATGTGATCATCGCGGCAACAGCGATAACCCACGATGTCCCACTCCTCACCGGAGACACCGACTTTCAACAACTTGTTGCTCACGGTTTGCAGCTGGTGAACACGAAGTAA
- the ndk gene encoding nucleoside-diphosphate kinase — protein MALEKTLAIIKPDAMAKGVVGAIIQRMEENSLQPIGVKLLRLTREQAEGFYAVHKDKTFFTELVNFMTSGPVVVTCLLGEAAINKWRGVMGATNPDQAVAGSIRRDFGTDIQCNAVHGSDSPETARFEVGFFFEPQDLHEYEWL, from the coding sequence ATGGCACTAGAAAAGACACTCGCGATCATTAAGCCCGACGCCATGGCGAAGGGCGTAGTCGGCGCGATCATCCAACGGATGGAAGAAAATAGCCTCCAGCCGATCGGAGTGAAACTCTTGCGTCTGACCCGCGAGCAGGCCGAAGGGTTTTACGCTGTCCATAAAGACAAGACCTTCTTCACGGAACTCGTGAACTTCATGACCAGCGGCCCGGTCGTGGTCACTTGTTTGCTCGGCGAGGCCGCGATCAACAAGTGGCGCGGTGTGATGGGTGCCACGAATCCGGACCAAGCCGTGGCCGGCTCCATCCGCCGCGACTTCGGCACCGACATCCAATGCAACGCGGTCCACGGCTCCGACAGCCCAGAAACCGCCCGCTTCGAAGTCGGCTTCTTCTTCGAACCGCAAGACCTCCACGAATACGAATGGCTGTGA
- the sucD gene encoding succinate--CoA ligase subunit alpha codes for MGIWLHKGTKILTQGITGQHGQFHTRACREYGAQFVAGVTPGKGGESFEGVPIFDTVSDAVAKTGATASMIFVPALFAADAVLEGVAAGLELIVCITEGIPVIDMLKVRRALEGSRTRLIGPNCPGLITAGESKIGIIPGSICRPGKVGVVSRSGTLTYEAIDQLTRLGLGQTTCVGIGGDPLPGTNFIDCLSAFATDPATQGIVMIGEIGGSAEEEAAAFIQANVRKPVVAYIAGVTAPPGRRMGHAGAIIASTGGGSASGGGGKGTAKEKMDCLRAAGVHVTESPADIGKLMAQVL; via the coding sequence ATGGGCATTTGGCTGCACAAAGGAACAAAGATCCTGACGCAAGGGATCACTGGGCAACACGGCCAGTTCCATACCCGCGCCTGCCGCGAGTATGGCGCGCAATTTGTCGCAGGGGTTACGCCGGGCAAGGGGGGCGAATCGTTTGAAGGCGTCCCCATCTTCGACACCGTCTCCGATGCCGTGGCCAAAACGGGCGCGACTGCCTCGATGATCTTCGTCCCAGCGCTGTTTGCGGCCGACGCCGTCCTCGAAGGGGTCGCGGCCGGACTCGAACTGATCGTCTGCATCACGGAAGGCATTCCCGTCATCGACATGTTAAAAGTGCGTCGCGCGCTGGAAGGGAGCCGCACCCGGCTGATCGGCCCCAACTGTCCAGGGCTCATTACTGCGGGCGAGAGCAAGATCGGCATCATCCCTGGCTCGATCTGCCGGCCCGGAAAAGTCGGTGTGGTGTCGCGCAGCGGCACCCTGACCTACGAAGCGATCGACCAACTCACGCGGTTGGGCTTAGGCCAAACCACCTGTGTTGGCATTGGGGGCGATCCACTTCCAGGGACCAATTTCATCGACTGTCTTTCGGCGTTTGCTACCGACCCCGCCACCCAAGGGATCGTGATGATCGGCGAAATCGGCGGGAGTGCCGAAGAAGAGGCGGCGGCTTTTATTCAGGCGAATGTCCGCAAACCGGTCGTGGCCTATATTGCGGGCGTGACGGCCCCGCCGGGACGGCGCATGGGGCATGCCGGTGCGATCATTGCCTCCACCGGGGGCGGATCCGCCTCTGGCGGAGGCGGCAAGGGAACGGCGAAGGAAAAAATGGATTGTTTGCGGGCCGCAGGGGTCCACGTCACGGAAAGTCCGGCCGATATCGGCAAGCTGATGGCGCAGGTGTTATAA
- the sucC gene encoding ADP-forming succinate--CoA ligase subunit beta, with protein MKIHEYQAKTLLQQFGVVVPAGRVAATAAEARQIATELGGTVVVKAQIHAGGRGKGGGIKLAPTAAEAQSAAEAILGMCLVTPQTGAEGRIVKRVLVEQACEIERELYLGLVLDRAIGRVVIMASAEGGVEIEEVAARHPEKILKVAVDPAVGYQGYQGRQLAFRLGLRGPQVKAFGALTAALYRAYCEADCTLVEINPLIVTKQGALLPLDAKVNLDDNALDRHPELAAWRDLDEEDPAEIEAKKFGLSYISLNGNIGCMVNGAGLAMATMDIIKLYGGEPANFLDVGGSAPKESVAAAFRLILRDPKVKAILVNIFGGIMKCDVIAEGIIAAAREVQLRVPVVVRLQGTNMARGRELLQSAGLSLHAVERFDEAAERVVGVTK; from the coding sequence GTGAAGATCCACGAGTATCAAGCTAAGACGTTGCTCCAACAGTTCGGCGTCGTTGTGCCGGCGGGACGCGTCGCCGCCACTGCGGCCGAGGCCCGCCAGATCGCGACCGAACTCGGCGGCACCGTGGTCGTGAAGGCCCAAATCCACGCTGGAGGGCGCGGCAAAGGCGGCGGGATCAAGCTCGCGCCGACGGCCGCCGAGGCGCAATCCGCAGCGGAAGCCATTTTAGGCATGTGCCTCGTGACCCCACAGACCGGGGCCGAAGGTCGGATCGTCAAGCGCGTCTTGGTCGAACAGGCGTGTGAGATCGAACGTGAACTCTATCTCGGACTCGTGCTCGACCGCGCCATCGGCCGCGTGGTCATTATGGCCTCCGCCGAAGGCGGCGTAGAAATCGAAGAAGTCGCCGCCCGCCATCCCGAAAAAATTCTGAAAGTCGCGGTCGATCCGGCCGTGGGCTACCAAGGCTACCAAGGTCGGCAACTGGCGTTTCGGCTGGGTCTGCGTGGGCCGCAAGTGAAGGCCTTCGGCGCGCTGACCGCCGCGCTCTACCGCGCGTACTGCGAAGCGGACTGCACGTTGGTGGAAATCAATCCCCTCATTGTGACAAAACAAGGGGCGTTGTTACCGCTCGACGCCAAGGTCAACCTCGACGACAACGCCCTCGATCGCCACCCCGAACTCGCCGCGTGGCGCGATCTCGACGAAGAAGATCCCGCCGAGATCGAGGCCAAAAAGTTTGGGCTCAGTTACATCAGTCTGAATGGCAATATCGGCTGTATGGTCAACGGCGCTGGTCTCGCAATGGCTACAATGGACATCATTAAGTTGTACGGCGGCGAACCGGCCAACTTCCTCGATGTCGGCGGCTCGGCCCCGAAAGAAAGTGTCGCGGCCGCATTTCGCCTGATCCTGCGCGACCCGAAAGTGAAGGCGATCTTAGTGAATATTTTCGGCGGCATCATGAAATGCGACGTCATCGCGGAAGGGATCATCGCCGCCGCGCGAGAAGTCCAACTCCGAGTCCCCGTGGTCGTGCGACTCCAAGGGACCAACATGGCGCGCGGCCGCGAACTGCTGCAGAGCGCGGGATTAAGTCTCCATGCCGTTGAACGCTTCGACGAAGCCGCCGAACGCGTCGTGGGAGTGACAAAATAA